Genomic segment of Bemisia tabaci chromosome 9, PGI_BMITA_v3:
aaaaaattttccgcgAGTTTCCACTTTTCGTTTTCGGTATTTAAAACTGTCGAGTTCTAGTTCATTTGTGTACTCTTGGCCAGCTTAACAATTCTCTCAACCGCTCATAACCTATTCTATGGGATGCAGGAGACGCTCGCCAATCTGAACCCAAAATTCCGAACTGTCGATTTCTTTTTACGAAAATGTGCCCTGGTACCTTCAGAGCACTTCTGACGTGGACGGTCGCTCTCAACgtaaaagctcgctaagtctTGAAGTCAAGGATCCAAAGAAAATTTCGACTGAATCCGAAGTGCAGAAAGTTCCTCGGTCTACACTTTCATcagcaaaacaaaaattttcccttcgTACCTACCAATGAGACAAGACAATGATCTATCCTGACCATACAATGTAGCGCATATCGATGTCTTATTTGGCTGCCTTAAACTTTCATTGATCGGCCtactggaaaaaattttcatcCAGTCAGGTTGTAAATGTGTATGAAAATCTTAAACAGGAAGAAATCATATCCGAGCAAATTACACACTCATTATCAACTGGAACGAAagctataaataaaaattaaaacaaagagATGTGCGCATAACTGTTGTACTAACTCGTAAGATGAGTCATTCCACCATTTTATGCTACGCAAGAATCCCGAAatggaaagttggcagtttcggaaacgccttcaaatgtggcgtgataccttacgcattccgaagagtacgaatagtcgtatcgtTACGCCTTAGCAGTGCGATGGCAGATTATTATTAAAGTAGCCTCCACGCTCGccttgtcggttttcctttgccgTTATTACAGTTTTTACCGTATAGTTTGAGTGTGTTCAAGCTAGAATCGTATACATATAGCAAATCGATAATGTTTATATAAGAATGAAAAGTAAACAAGCGGTAAGAAATATAATTAAATAGTAGGACctcaaatcaacaatcaactcaaaggtaccgaaaaagtactacatttttttctgctcatgaggcactgaaaaagtattgtaaaagtacttaatttttaccagtcagttttagtagacaccctgcctaaGGATTTCCGGGACAAAAATGGTAAAGTGCATAGACTTACAAACGACTGTCGATACACGTTCACACAATCATGTAATATTCTTACTTCAAAAGCATGATTCCCACTGAAAGTACCTCGAAATCCCCGCGACACTTAACACTTTGCCGCTTTACTCTCTAGTTGCCTAGCCGATCCGAACCAATGTTGTGTTACCTTATTACAGGAAATGAAGAttctattttaagaaatattacAAGTTAGCCCTGGAGTGTCTCTATTTTCATGTGATAGACCAATAATTTGCCACAGAGTTTGGATGATGGCCCTCCAGATCCAAACCCAATTTTGGGAcccgaaaatgaacatttcatacACTAAGTTTCGAGCGTCTGTCGTGAAACTAAAGCATGCGTTTTGTACAGAAAACGTGCTTTCGCCCGCGCTGCGACACATGGATCATCGAcaatgaaactcccaaaccacgtatctcggtctgcgacgttgcagacttcccgtcgtattttattttttgttaaaaaaaattgttattttattttttaaactcagCGGCTGTTTCtagaaactgtcatgattttagcggctctggtgcttgcactagagctgctattccggacggtcttagctggggagtatcaatggaccatgttacattggagagaccgcgcgttggttaatgggaatcggcgccattttcggctatgttccttgtcatgactttattttattgcatattgttttattgttagccaatgctatgttgtgtagtgtatttttggaatcatggtgatacagtcaataattcaaaacttgtctgtgctttaatctcgtgatggaaaaaatgtactttacgttcaaaatttgaaattttgaattttaaagttttcgcggttttttggaagaatgcagtggttggagcttcctaggcatattactcgatatcagctgatagcaaacaaaggttaccaaggaaaccgtaagcGTTTAAAAACTACCGTccccagagccgctttccgacgcgaatgcgttggagcttactgcttgttttttctctatgcgCAGACAATTCAGTGAACATTCTATTGAATAATGTTGATTCGTTCACTTGTAGAAAAGTAAGATCCgagcgtaaatttttaaactcCGGGAACGAAATACGTGGTTCGAAAGTTTCACAATCGGTATGCGCACTTTGCAGTGCTCACAACTGTTTAGGTCGACCATACTCCTTACTCCTGCACGCTCTTTTCGACCTTTCAGGCACGTGTTCGGTTTGAAGACGACGAAAATCAAGCCACGTTTTCACAGAGTGTGGGCTGTGCGATTCTGGTTTCGCGCCTTTttcttctatactataagctccgagacctcctaattttgcgtaactggtaacgcgttagttccagcgttctaccgggtcgattttcatgatttttgcggctatcgacggacaattgtctctagataagccaactcttttcagattttcaaaatatggcccaggtttttttatattaagtggtaaagttgcgaattctcccatttaaacaatgtaaatttatactttttgtcatagttcgtttgagcgttctaccgggccgatttctatgatttttgcgtaaatcgacaggtaataggccctagatgagcccgctctaatcagattttggaaatagaacccaggtttttttaaaatcacactataaaattgagtgaatttacggaatgctccgggactgctaccgctatgcgcgggaggatgcgcagtagTCGagaaggttgcgcagtagctgggtgccctgcgcatcagctctatacttatctacacaagattcacgCATGTCATCTTCATAGGAGCGATGGCCGAGTCGTCTTAGATGTCTGATGCGTCCCCCTAATTCACGgtgtgtgggttcgatccccgacttcTGACTGTTTtgattattacctgattatcattgttcattgttttactacATATGCGTAGAGggcccgggggttgggccgcgtagcggtcagggggagGGCCCCCTCGTAAGGTTATAAACAGAATAGAACGATGATTAATACTTTAAACGTAACAATGAAATACAACTTACAAATAGTTGTTTAATTTCTGTCTTCCGATCTTTTATcaagtagaaaaataaataataaaatatttgctTTTGGAACTGAAAAATCTTACTCAACCGAAACTGctgtttattgaaaaaaaatgtatctagTATATTTAAACAAATATGAAACTACTTCAAATTCTTGCTTCTTATGAGAGCTTTCTCCATTTAGATTTTTCCACTCATCCTGTCGGCAATAAATACAAGGACATAAACCCATCCATGGCGGAAGTTAACTTTggctaggcatttttttttttttttaagagttatACCTACTGCATTTTTTGCAGCTGAAGTTTACCAGACAATGTATAACGACATAACGGTATAACGCATTGTTTTGTTACAGGGAAGATCAGGTGTAAATCATGGATCTGTCCACAACTATATCACAGAAAACGAAGGAATTTACAGAATGACTGTAAACATCCACAAATTGTCGTTACGAAAAGAACAAAAAGTGTCCAAAATGAAGGCCGTGGAAACCTTCACTTCAAACAAGGATACAAACAAGCTCCTTCATAAAACTACGGGTAAATTTGCCTCTAAGTGCAGTCCAAATCCGCCGAATAATACGAATTCGTCATCTCTTCGGGGGCATGTAGTTGATGGGCATACCAAAGATGAAACATTCTCCTGTGATATGTGCTCGGAGATTTTTAATTCCATCACATCTGTAAAAGAGCACCTCAGAATCTCACACAAGAACGAGCAGCAAATGTTCTTACGTAGACAGTGTCCCTCTACGTTCAAAATAAAGCATATATTATGCTTCGCGTGCACTCAATGTTCCCGTCAATTCCAATTTAAAAAAGACTTACAAATACACTTGAAGAGCGTTCATAATAATCAACAACCCTTTCCTTTTGCTCGATGCTCGATGGAAtttaaaggaaagaaaacaCTACAGGTCCATACCCAATGCGTCCTCACGGAAGTTCGACCCTTCTCATGCAATCAATGCTCAAgaacattcaattttaaaagtaatttaaaaacGCATGTACAATGTGTGCACGATGGGTCTCGCCCATTTTCGTGTCATCATTGCTCACGACAATGGAAAACTAAGAGTCAACTTAGAACACATCTTATTCGCGTACACAACCCCGATCAACCCTTTTCCTGCGATCAATGCTCCCGCACATTCAGTTGGAAGAATAATTTAAGAAGGCATGTATTAAGAGTGCACGGTGAAGACAGGCCCTTCGCGTGTGGTCAGTGCTCAAAATCATTTAAATCAAAGGGTGACCTTACCTACCACCTGAAGTGCGCACACAGCGCCAATCGACCGTTCTCCTGCAATCGGTGCTTCCGCACATTCAATTTGAAGAGTCATTTAAATAGGCACGTATTTATAGTGCACAGTGACGACCGGCCCTTCTCGTGTAGTCAGTgttcaaaatcatttaaatcAAAGGGTGACCTTACACAGCACCGAAAGGGCGTACACAGCGACGATCGACCCTACTCTTGTGGCCAGTGCTCAAAATCATTCAAATTAAAGGGTGACCTTACAAGACATTTAATGTGCGTACATAGCATCGATCGACCCTTCTCCTGCAATCAATGCTCACGGACATTCagtttgaaatgtttattaAAGAACCACGTGTCAACAGTGCATAGTGAAGAACGGCTCTTCTCATGTGGTCAGTGCTCAAAAGCATCTGAATCAAAGGATGACCTCAAAATGCATCTTAAGTGCGTACACAGCGCCGATCGACCCTTCTCCTGAGATCAATGCTCACGGAAATTCACTTTGAAATGCTCATTAAAGAACCACGTATCAACGGTTCACAGTGAACATCGGCCCTTCTCGTGTGGTCAGTGCttcaattcatttaaatttaagGTCGACCCGACACAGCACCTAAAGGACGTACACAGCGACGATCGACCCTACTCTTCTTGTCAGTGCTCAAAATCAttcaaattaaaggaaaatctTAAGACGCATCTGAAGTGCGCTCATAGCACCGATCGACCGTTCTCCTGCGATCAATGCCCCCACACATTCAGTAGGAAGAGTGCTTTAAGAAGCCATGTATTAAGAGGGCACGGTGAAGACCGGCCCTTTTCTTGTGACCAGTGCTCAAATGTATTCAAACCAAAGGGGTGAGCGTATATACAAGGCAACAAGAGTGCGCACACAGCTCCGATCGACCCTTCTCCTGCAATCAGTGCTCCCGCACATTCAATTTGAAGAGTAATTTAAATAGGCACGTATTAATAGTGCACAGTGACGACCGGCCCTTCTTGTGTGGTCAGTGCTCAATATCATTTAAATCAAAGGGTGACCTTACACAGCACCGAAAGGGCGTACACAGCGACGATCGACCCTACTCTTGTGGCCAGTGctcaaaatcatttaaattaaagGGTGTACTTTAGACGCATCTAAAATGCGTTAATAGCACCGATCGACCCTTCTCCTGCAAGTAAGAGTGCACAGTGAGGAACGAACGGCCCTTCCCATGTGATTAGTGTTCCTCCTTTTTTGCATCAGTTGTTTCATTAAGACGTCACACTCGACTCATAATGTTCACAACAAGAATCAGAAGTTTGCTTGAAGTTGGTGCACGAGAAAATATATAACAAAAGGAGTTATGGTCGTTGATTTAAAGCTCTGTAGAAAAAGGCGAAGAAAAACTTCTGAGTTTATAGCCTAAACATCGCACGAGTGCACGAATCATTTATTCAACGAAGAATAGACGCGAACAAAACCTGACCATGATCCCACGCAGGGGGGCCACAGCCACACACACTAGGGAAAAAGTTGGAACtaccaacctaagaatacaatatGCACATAGGTTACCAACTTTATAGAATTAGTATATGTTAGAATTGCTAATTAGCTGATTTCAACACACCCCCTCAATTCTAACATGGTCAataggtatataaaaaaaatacaattaatgagaaaattcaTTGGGAGTTCTGAGAAATGAActcggagagaaaaaaaaattaagaacaagGTATGTTCAGGAAATTTGAGTTAAAAAGTGAGTAATAAACAATTTACAATAAATGTAAGTAAGTAGCAAATTAATAGAGAAATTAAATCATTCCAAGCGCTGACCGAAAACGTTCAAATTTGGTCTTTGGGAACGCTTTTGTCATTATATCTGCTATCTGATTGGCAGTACAAACATGATGTAAGTTGACAATATTGTCAGCAACTAGGTCTTTCACAAAGTGATGACGAACGTCAATATGTTTTGAACGCTTAGTTTCCaggttttttgacattgttaTGGCAGATTCATTATCTTCAAAAACAGATATTTTACTGGATTTCAGTTGAATGTCAGTCAACAGTTGTTGTAGGAATAAACATTCTGTAAGACACATGGAAATAGCTAAATATTCTGCTTCTGCAGAGGATAAAGTGACAGTAGGTTGTTTTTTAGATTTCCATGCGATAAGACAATtattaattttcacaaaaaatcctGTAACGCTTCGCCTATCATTTTTGTCAGGTGCGTAACTGGCATCAACAAACGCAGTTAAATcttgcttaaaatttaatttacccTTCACATAGGCTGTTAAATTATACTTATCAGTGTGTTCAGTTTTGGTAAAAGTTAAACACAAATCTTTAGTTTTAGCAAGGtatcttaaaacatttttaagttcaGCCCAATGTTTTTCAGTATAATTGTTCTGAAACTGACTGAAATATGATACTGCGTACCACAGATCGGGGCGTGACCCTATCATAATGTACATTAGAGAGCCAATAAGCTCACGGTATGGTAAATTAGGCGAGCATACGTTGTCTGGTTTATCTAGATCAAGTCCCAGAGTAATAGGGATGTCCCGGGGATTACAATTatccattttaaactttttaagaaCTTTCTCAATTAAGCTTTTCTGTGAAATAGAGatggaatttttggaaaattctatTTCAATCCCTAAACAATTGATTCTGTTGTCATTAGACAGATCCTTAATGTCAAATTTATGTTGTAATGATTTCTTGAGTTTTGAGGTTTCTTTAGGATTATTTGAAATAAACAAAATGTCATCAACCCACACTGAAAGATAAACGTGGTTGTTATAATATAAGCAAGGATCTTTTCTACTCCTAGTAAAACCTAAGCTAACTACATGGTTATGAAAATAGGAATACCATTGTTTAGAAGAACAGCGGAGTCCATTATAAAGCTTTCTTAAGCTCACAAACTGAGTTGGTGTCACGAGGGAGTCCTTCGGGAATTTCCATGAACACAGGTTTCTCTAGGTTGCTATTGAGAAATGCTGATTTGACATCAAGTTGATGTACTGAGTATCCTCTCTCCAGAGCTAAAGCCAGTAGCACTCGAACTGTGGTTAACCTTGCCACGGGGGCGCATGTATCATCAATATTATCCTGTTGTAAGAATCCTCGGGCAACAAGGCGAGCTTTCTTGATCTCCTGATCGTTGACAATTTTAGTAGAAAATACCCACCGCGAGTCGATGACCTCTTGATCTGATGGACGAGGTACAATCTTCCAAGTGCCATTATTAGAATGGTTATGCAGCTCGTCGTCGATGGCACGTTTCCACCCAGGGTCTGAAGAAATTGCTTCTCGATAGCTTGACGGGCAGGATAAGGTTGCCAAGTAATGTTGGTAATCTTCAAGATACTTTGGAACTGTTCGTACACGATCGCTAGCTCTCACATTCA
This window contains:
- the LOC109038178 gene encoding uncharacterized protein isoform X2; translated protein: MDGPLEWVPDVQLKKEVVSDESTEYEEYRIDLRQDTMLHVKSEFGQKQPVVFLEKLDLTSFNSRTGYTGDQQNSPVPFQEPHSDYQEEPDVDFRDNLAESAPLERKYVTSSLLPRIKVEEAEEDENPLTELVSKSAILRLVLKQESDVGSSTNEPYDSRPEINHQDETVTGKSKGDGTHQIISGRNSNRRKNPVVLLERLDPVLVRYHLKTSDSAPSSSRSAPSLFQVKTEGRSGVNHGSVHNYITENEGIYRMTVNIHKLSLRKEQKVSKMKAVETFTSNKDTNKLLHKTTGKFASKCSPNPPNNTNSSSLRGHVVDGHTKDETFSCDMCSEIFNSITSVKEHLRISHKNEQQMFLRRQCPSTFKIKHILCFACTQCSRQFQFKKDLQIHLKSVHNNQQPFPFARCSMEFKGKKTLQVHTQCVLTEVRPFSCNQCSRTFNFKSNLKTHVQCVHDGSRPFSCHHCSRQWKTKSQLRTHLIRVHNPDQPFSCDQCSRTFSWKNNLRRHVLRVHGEDRPFACGQCSKSFKSKGDLTYHLKCAHSANRPFSCNRCFRTFNLKSHLNRHVFIVHSDDRPFSCSQCSKSFKSKGDLTQHRKGVHSDDRPYSCGQCSKSFKLKGDLTRHLMCVHSIDRPFSCNQCSRTFSLKCLLKNHVSTVHSEERLFSCGQCSKASESKDDLKMHLKCVHSADRPFS